A single Aspergillus puulaauensis MK2 DNA, chromosome 7, nearly complete sequence DNA region contains:
- the BST1 gene encoding GPI inositol deacylase (BUSCO:EOG09262KN8;~COG:U;~EggNog:ENOG410PGPB;~InterPro:IPR012908,IPR039529,IPR029058;~PFAM:PF07819;~TransMembrane:10 (i118-139o786-804i834-852o884-902i909-929o949-977i998-1024o1044-1061i1073-1094o1100-1120i);~go_function: GO:0016788 - hydrolase activity, acting on ester bonds [Evidence IEA]) — MHRRSSGSPSLDDAEDPLVSRTSEPNHGPGPDLPEKPRPEVARTGTSIDLRRDASGHSTPRSRNSSTWRTISSSSTATWTPHDSRYSPAMPLTPQRLSIEASPDSPNRSRLSRLRSPWTCSILTALTTILACFFLFSIFRSFSALQTGSDGCGVPVMSPTFLRMVGFDTEHTRFASKYNLFLYREEGVDPYNQENLGLKGAPVLFLPGNAGSYRQVRSLAAEASRHYAQVIQHDQERLKTGTRSLDFFMIDFNEDMAAFHGQTLLDQAEYVNEAVSYILSLYHDPRRTRRDSDLPDPSSVILIGHSMGGIVARTSLTMANYQENSVNTIITMSAPHAKAPVSFDSDIVHTYKQINDYWREAYSQTWANNNPLWHVTLISIAGGSRDTVVPSDYASISSLVPETHGFTVFSSTIPNVWIGVDHLSITWCDQFRKAIIKSLFEVVDVRRASQTKPRAERMRVFKKWYLTGLEQVSERMLARNEPSTLLTLEDHTNTILAQGQRLVLRELGHHTGPNVHMLPVPPQGVSGKKFTLLTDQRLDRTGEQGSLEVLFCSVFPLHNGKASTVFAMNMDLSDSSGSTRLACKNAADDEIHLPASTRTSKNAYDRVRPFSYLQYDLEDLSEHQFVAVVDKARAPTKGWVIAEFSDSSDAMIKARIGLGGLLSAGLKVRLPANRPMLTEVKIPALYSSLLDYKLRVVRHHNTGDSQELFSPLLRQSIPDPHESKFFVNVDQVNVNLHGLAPYMPPPLRQTSQNGVSFQLWTDPTSDSTVDITLTVDVLSSLGELVMRYRTVFAAFPLLVVALALRKQFQVYDESGFFITFAEGLDSALRSSMPVLLLAMSLLASSLATSTALPTGDDPFHWATNATETPIDFTKNDLLLGSQDAFFWFLVPLFGLISVGVCVMLNYVSLVLLQIFSFVYGIWNSKYGYIRRDDKGYLPVFPAPSPRRRLIKMGVLLVLVSTAIPYQFAYLVACIVQLATCVRAQWHAKETRSTAHYNFANYAHSIFILMLWVLPINILVLLVWAHNLVVHWFMPFSSHHNVLSIMPFIILVETMTTGSMVPRVSARLKHITSILFFSIAVYSAVYGVSYAYLLHHLVNVLAAWLVSIYLFRSGFSFGRFWKMVEGDETSYTSEPGSYTKKKP, encoded by the exons ATGCACAGACGCTCGTCTGGCTCGCCTTCCCTggacgacgccgaagaccCCTTGGTTTCCCGCACCAGTGAACCCAACCATGGCCCTGGCCCTGACCTTCCAGAGAAGCCGCGCCCTGAGGTAGCTAGAACCGGGACCAGCATCGACCTCCGTCGAGACGCCAGCGGACATTCTACCCCCCGTTCGAGAAATTCAAGCACGTGGAGGACcatatcttcttcgtccaccGCGACCTGGACACCCCACGACTCCCGATACTCGCCAGCAATGCCCCTAACGCCGCAGCGCCTCTCTATCGAGGCGTCGCCCGACTCACCCAATCGGTCACGCCTTTCGCGTCTTCGCAGCCCTTGGACATGTTCTATTTTGACGGCGCTTACTACGATCCTCgcttgcttcttcctcttctcgatATTCCGTTCATTCTCCGCGCTTCAGACTGGTAGCGATGGCTGTGGGGTACCGGTGATGAGTCCGACCTTTCTCCGCATGGTGGGATTTGACACCGAGCACACGCGGTTTGCCAGCAAATATAATCTCTTTCTATATAGGGAGGAAGGCGTGGATCCCTACAACCAGGAGAACTTGGGG TTGAAAGGCGCACCCGTTCTGTTCCTACCCGGAAACGCAGGAAGCTACCGCCAGGTCCGATCGCTAGCTGCCGAAGCCTCGAGACACTATGCCCAAGTGATCCAGCACGACCAGGAACGATTGAAGACCGGAACGCGGAgcttggacttcttcatGATCGACTTCAATGAGGATATGGCAGCCTTTCATGGACAGACGCTGCTTGATCAGGCGGAATACGTGAATGAAGCCGTATCTTATATACTGTCGTTATACCATGACCCCCGGCGAACACGACGAGATTCGGATCTCCCGGACCCCAGCTCCGTAATACTTATTGGACACTCGATGGGAGGGATTGTCGCACGTACGTCGTTGACAATGGCAAACTACCAGGAGAATTCGGTAAACACGATCATCACTATGTCGGCACCCCATGCTAAGGCGCCGGTCTCCTTCGATTCGGACATTGTCCATACCTACAAGCAGATAAACGATTACTGGCGCGAGGCGTACTCGCAAACCTgggccaacaacaacccttTGTGGCACGTAACACTGATCTCCATTGCCGGTGGCTCTCGGGATACCGTTGTCCCCTCAGATTATGCCAGCATTTCGTCCCTGGTTCCGGAAACACACGGCTTCACCGTATTCTCATCGACGATCCCTAATGTATGGATTGGAGTGGACCATCTTTCTATTACATGGTGTGACCAGTTCCGCAAGGCCATTATAAAGTCTCTATTCGAGGTCGTTGATGTTCGGCGAGCCAGCCAGACTAAGCCCAGAGCGGAGCGGATGCGAGTTTTCAAGAAATGGTACCTGACTGGATTGGAGCAGGTATCAGAGAGGATGCTCGCACGAAATG AGCCGAGTACGTTATTAACATTGGAAGATCACACGAATACAATCCTAGCGCAAGGCCAGCGGCTTGTGCTTCGCGAACTTGGCCACCACACGGGCCCTAATGTACACATGCTGCCTGTACCCCCGCAAGGAGTTTCTGGCAAGAAATTCACTCTACTCACTGATCAGCGCTTGGACAGAACAGGGGAACAAGGCAGTCTGGAGGTTCTATTCTGCAGCGTGTTTCCTCTACACAATGGGAAAGCCTCTACTGTGTTTGCAATGAACATGGATCTGTCAGACAGCAGCGGCTCAACGCGTCTTGCATGCAAGAACGCTGCAGACGACGAAATCCACCTTCCTGCATCGACCCGCACTTCCAAGAATGCCTATGATCGTGTCAGGCCGTTTTCTTACCTGCAATATGACCTGGAAGACCTTTCAGAGCATCAGTTTGTGGCAGTCGTCGATAAGGCCCGTGCACCCACGAAAGGTTGGGTCATTGCGGAGTTTTCAGATAGCTCTGATGCCATGATCAAAGCTCGGATAGGCTTAGGTGGACTTCTGAGCGCAGGATTGAAAGTTCGCTTACCGGCCAACCGACCGATGCTCACCGAGGTGAAGATTCCTGCTTTATACTCGAGCTTATTGGACTATAAACTCCGTGTCGTCCGCCACCACAATACGGGCGACTCGCAAGAActcttttctccccttctGCGCCAGTCGATTCCGGATCCACATGAGTCGAAGTTTTTCGTCAACGTTGACCAGGTTAACGTGAACTTGCACGGACTCGCGCCATACATGCCCCCTCCCCTCCGGCAAACAAGTCAAAATGGGGTTTCGTTTCAGCTATGGACTGATCCAACATCCGATTCTACGGTTGACATTACTTTGACGGTTGATGTCCTTAGCAGCTTGGGCGAGCTAGTGATGCGGTACAGGACGGTATTTGCTGCATTTCCTTTACTTGTGGTTGCTCTCGCGTTACGCAAACAGTTCCAAGTGTACGACGAGAGTGGCTTCTTTATCACCTTTGCCGAGGGTCTAGACAGTGCGTTGCGTTCGTCCATGCCGGTTTTGCTACTGGCGATGTCACTACTTGCATCTTCTCTCGCCACTTCTACCGCCCTTCCGACTGGAGACGACCCTTTCCACTGGGCAACAAATGCAACTGAGACACCTATCGACTTCACGAAAAatgaccttcttcttgggtCCCAGGATGCATTTTTCTGGTTCTTAGTGCCGCTATTTGGCCTTATCTCCGTTGGAGTTTGTGTTATGCTCAACTACGTTTCTCTCGTTCTCCTCCAAATATTCTCTTTCGTATATGGCATTTGGAACAGCAAGTATGGCTATATCAGACGTGATGACAAGGG ATATCTTCCCGTCTTTCCTGCGCCGAGTCCTAGACGGCGGTTGATTAAGATGGGTGTTCTATTGGTTCTCGTATCCACAGCGATACCGTACCAGTTTGCCTATCTGGTGGCTTGCATCGTGCAACTGGCAACTTGTGTGCGTGCTCAGTGGCATGCCAAAGAGACC AGATCGACGGCCCATTATAACTTCGCCAACTACGCACACTCAATATTCATTCTAATGCTTTGGGTTCTCCCAATTAATATActtgttcttcttgtttggGCGCATAACCTGGTTGTGCACTGGTTTATGCCGTTTTCATCGCATCACAACGTGTTGTCCATAATGCCCTTTATTATTCTTGTGGAGACCATGACTACTGGCTCAATGGTCCCCAGGGTCAGCGCACG CTTAAAACACATCACCTCCATTCTCTTTTTCAGCATTGCGGTTTACTCAGCGGTATATGGAGTCTCCTACGCCTACCTATTACATCATCTAGTCAACGTGCTTGCTGCCTGGCTCGTCAGCATCTACCTCTTCCGCAGTGGCTTCTCGTTCGGGCGGTtttggaagatggtggaagGAGACGAGACATCCTACACGTCTGAACCAGGAAGCTACACGAAGAAAAAGCCATGA
- a CDS encoding uncharacterized protein (COG:S;~EggNog:ENOG410Q2BT;~TransMembrane:7 (o20-37i58-77o97-115i136-158o164-184i196-217o237-260i)), which translates to MANLPQDMSQITISDQKRSFAIAELFIFSAIHIVQFVSRFIQERRYWHHTKRRGNARCFLYSWWGMIGILAQLRIAASAMMISNQRPSKPMLIAETVLQGIGLSPLLFEVSLVLLRSGQTGRTGPGNSRHPGHLRFTLHFFRFPVIISIVLVLVGGLLDIRACEIVGTVVFVLTFLLVWCILLGMAARSRRFLSAAGYRTVLLVLASLPFLTARVVYFLLSEHGSPRFGAITGDIDVMIGMGLLMEVIASILLIAARMVAEPLWSPLPRTPLC; encoded by the exons ATGGCAAATCTGCCTCAAGACATGTCCCAGATTACCATCTCTGACCAGAAGCGAAGCTTTGCTATCGCAGAGCTCTTTATTTTCTCAGCCATCCACATTGTCCAGTTCGTCTCGAGATTCATTCAGGAGCGCCGTTACTGGCATCATACAAAACGTCGAGGCAATGCTCGATGCTTTCTATACTCCTGGTGGGGAATGATAGGAATTCTGGCCCAGC TTCGAATTGCTGCCTCAGCCATGATGATTTCAAACCAGAGGCCCAGCAAGCCAATGCTGATTGCCGAGACCGTCTTGCAGGGAATCGGgctctctcctcttcttttcgaAGTCAGCCTCGTTCTCCTTCGAAG CGGACAGACAGGCCGGACAGGGCCCGGAAACTCTCGACACCCAGGCCATTTACGATTCACACTCCATTTCTTTCGCTTCCCCGTCATAATTTCCATCGTGTTGGTTTTGGTTGGAGGTTTGCTTGATATCCGTGCTTGTGAAATTGTGGGAACAGTGGTATTTGTTCTGACATTCCTGCTTGTATGGTGCATCTTGCTTGGAATGGCAGCGAGATCGCGCAGGTTCCTCTCCGCGGCTGGATATAGGACCGTACTCTTGGTCTTGGCATCGCTGCCGTTTCTGACGGCGAGGGTGGTCTATTTTCTGCTCTCGGAGCACGGGTCGCCTAGGTTTGGTGCTATTACAGGCGATATCGATGTTATGATTGGGATGGGACTGTTGATGGAAGTTATTGCCTCCATTCTGTTGATAGCCGCTCGCATGGTTGCAGAACCTCTGTGGTCTCCACTTCCTCGGACGCCCTTGTGTTAA
- a CDS encoding Zn(II)2Cys6 transcription factor (COG:S;~EggNog:ENOG410PVN3;~InterPro:IPR036864,IPR021858,IPR001138;~PFAM:PF00172;~go_function: GO:0000981 - DNA-binding transcription factor activity, RNA polymerase II-specific [Evidence IEA];~go_function: GO:0008270 - zinc ion binding [Evidence IEA];~go_process: GO:0006355 - regulation of transcription, DNA-templated [Evidence IEA]), protein MVQRSTGCSLCVKRRVKCDERRPGCLKCETYGTSCPGYNRNFKFVTAKPHRSRRQPKVPSPEDEQVRAQSSPVIDYENAALEQIFTPQPLGVTALNVTQCLDRLTDEISQPFPSNSGYVISRWFLLLPGSYGRNKTLDFAMKAFTAHHVGSMTMNKQAVRYARSAYLEALSRLRKSLNNPTEALSSEVNCCVLLLCIYELFADTHRGDVWMSHAKGLTQLTKARGLSRYKTEFDGILLKASRGLIVMYSLFGGEECLLASDDWLRVMRGQNNSDLSVDFDDLVEEFFAHFTLCPGLIHKLYKLKEADFTDPATLVEMSDLQNKTLDLQEKLILWYDRFKYTTPVPRDVLSSTADAMYPTVLWYYDINSATIYCGYYSYMVLVHEILRTSGYPGDHGAMAAYFRDQICKSVQYTAQGFLGPYRMGFPLRVAWEVASPAVKEWITGCTKKFSKFYAVLRAENF, encoded by the exons ATGGTCCAGCGGAGTACCGGCTGTTCGCTTTGCGTAAAGCGCCGGGTCAAG TGCGATGAGAGACGTCCCGGGTGCCTAAAATGCGAGACATACGGAACATCATGTCCAGGGTACAACCGAAACTTCAAATTTGTGACAGCAAAGCCGCATCGTTCCCGACGTCAACCTAAAGTGCCTAGCCCTGAAGACGAACAGGTTCGCGCGCAGAGTAGCCCTGTGATAGACTACGAAAATGCTGCTCTCGAGCAAATATTCACACCACAACCACTGGGAGTTACCGCTCTTAATGTCACTCAATGCCTTGACAGGCTTACCGACGAAATCTCCCAGCCATTTCCATCGAATTCGGGATATGTGATCTCCCGGTGGTTCTTGCTTCTGCCGGGTTCTTATGGGCGAAACAAGACACTAGACTTTGCCATGAAAGCATTTACAGCCCACCACGTTGGCAGCATGACCATGAACAAACAGGCTGTGCGCTATGCCAGGTCTGCCTATCTGGAAGCGTTAAGTAGGCTCCGAAAATCTCTAAACAATCCGACTGAGGCACTTTCCTCCGAGGTTAACTGCTGTGTGTTACTTTTGTGTATATACGAG CTCTTCGCAGATACGCACCGCGGTGATGTTTGGATGAGCCATGCAAAGGGCCTCACTCAATTGACAAAGGCTAGGGGCTTGTCGCGGTACAAGACCGAGTTTGATGGCATACTGCTCAAAGCATCCCGTGGCTTGATT GTTATGTACTCTCTCTTCGGCGGAGAAGAATGCTTACTGGCTTCTGATGACTGGCTTCGCGTGATGCGGGGACAAAACAACAGCGATCTGTCAGTTGATTTCGACGATCTCGTGGAGGAATTCTTTGCGCACTTTACCCTTTGCCCGGGTCTCATCCACAAACTATATAAGCTTAAGGAAGCAGACTTCACCGACCCTGCAACATTAGTAGAGATGTCAGACTTGCAAAATAAGACTCTCGACCTACAGGAAAAGCTCATCCTATGGTACGATAGGTTTAAATATACGACTCCTGTTCCCCGTGACGTTTTATCGTCCACAGCAGACGCCATGTACCCAACTGTCCTTTGGTATTACGATATCAATAGCGCCACAATATACTGCGGCTACTATTCTTATATGGTCCTCGTCCATGAGATACTGAGGACCTCTGGATACCCCGGCGACCATGGAGCCATGGCTGCTTATTTCCGCGACCAGATTTGCAAATCCGTCCAATATACAGCACAGGGATTTTTGGGTCCCTATCGAATGGGGTTTCCTTTGAGAGTAGCCTGGGAAGTTGCTAGTCCAGCCGTCAAAGAGTGGATTACAGGCTGCACGAAGAAGTTTTCCAAGTTCTATGCCGTTCTTCGAGCAGAAAACTTTTAA
- a CDS encoding putative glutamine-serine rich protein MS8 (COG:U;~EggNog:ENOG410Q1PC): protein MSYNQYGGPPGHDQGYYGGGAPGYGGQHGNHPPPQQYGGQPQQGYYPPQQQQPYGQPPHDPYSAGPPPYQQGHQQYPPQGPYGQPQHGQHSGPYGQDPSVNYAHDRGHSPYPPQQHQYSQPHGGESSSYYGGHQGGHAPHQGHSPVPAGAEGERGLGSTLLGGTAGGFLGHKMAGGALGTVGGAVVGAVGANAANKMHKKHKKKKKHHSHGHGRKRGGSSSSSSSSSSSSSSD, encoded by the exons ATGTCGTATAATCAGTACGGCGGTCCACCTGGGCACGATCAGGGCTACTATGGAGGAGGGGCTCCGGGATACGGAGGCCAGCATGGCAACCATCCCCCTCCGCAACAGTATGGTGGGCAACCACAACAAGGATACTATCCACCTCAG caacagcagccctATGGCCAGCCACCACACGATCCGTACTCTGCCGGGCCTCCCCCGTACCAGCAAGGACACCAGCAGTATCCTCCGCAAGGACCATATGGACAACCCCAACATGGGCAACACTCTGGACCCTATGGGCAAGACCCTAGTGTGAATTACGCGCACGACCGCGGACATTCGCCGTaccctccccagcagcatcagTATAGCCAGCCCCACGGTGGCGAGAGCTCCTCTTATTACGGTGGTCACCAAGGCGGACACGCTCCGCACCAAGGACACAGTCCAGTGCCGGCAGGTGCTGAAGGCGAAAGAGGTCTAGGGTCAACGCTGCTCGGCGGCACCGCCGGAGGTTTCCTTGGCCACAAGATGGCTGGCGGAGCCCTGGGAACTGTCGGGGGTGCCGTTGTGGGAGCGGTGGGAGCGAATGCCGCCAACAAGAT GCACAAAAAgcacaagaagaagaagaagcaccACAGTCATGGCCACGGCCGCAAACGCGGCGGCAGCTCGAGTTCATCGAGTTCTTCTagctccagttccagcagcgACTAG
- the TEF3 gene encoding putative translation elongation factor eEF-3 (COG:J;~EggNog:ENOG410PGET;~InterPro:IPR016024,IPR011989,IPR040533,IPR017871, IPR027417,IPR003593,IPR003439,IPR015688;~PFAM:PF00005,PF17947;~go_function: GO:0005524 - ATP binding [Evidence IEA];~go_function: GO:0016887 - ATPase activity [Evidence IEA]), which translates to MPAVDIASVPAVSGKETAQSVAVLEDLFKNLNVSSSPDEVNAATSNLAHLLSGPIPEQTLPLKAVETLQKQIANKKDGNVRVRALDAIRAIASHSTIAPGVEPHLVTLLAPVLETAGKKKAKAVPNEVETAHGAAIAIVKGINGNAVKAVLPTILESLDMRKNTGEKLAALDCITELVRSSPAQLAFRVPDLIPVLSAAMWHADERVTEQIRGIQEGNKDKKEPRIGDLETVCGLIVNKDIEKFIPELVRCIAYPENVSETVHLLGATTFVSDVTGPTLAIMTPLLDRGLDERETAIKRKSAVIVDNMCKLVEDPQIVAPFLPRLMPKLQNNVQNIADPEAAGKSKQALETLTRVGDVKDGKIPEISTAGDISTVSAILKEILAPKFKAQAEKSEAVINYVAAIAGQLVDEKDAEVTSWTQNALPYIGAIVGEEEAKPIAEDLRKRASPDAAAADEVASDEEEGEDLCNCTFSLAYGAKILLNQTHLRLKRGQRYGLLGPNGSGKTTLMRAINNEQLEGFPKKDEVKTVYVEHDLDSADTEQTVIGWTIKKLVEVGLKPVQAEVEAKLEEFGFLREQFEGPITALSGGWKMKLALCRAVFEDPDILLLDEPTNHLDVKNVAWLENYLRTSPCTSIIVSHDSKFLDNVLQHVIHYERFKLKRYRGTLSEFVKKLPSARSYYELGASDLEFKFPEPGFLEGVKTKAKAIIRVSDMTFQYPGTPRPQVTDINFQVSLGSRIAVIGPNGAGKSTLINVLTGELLPTTGEVYQHENIRIAYIKQHAFAHIDNHLDKTPSEYIQWRFQTGEDRETMDRANKIVTDDDEKAMLKIYKIEGTDRRVIGVHGRRKFKNTYEYECSFSLGDNIGMKSEKWTPMMTADNAWIPRNEIMESHSKQVAEVDQKEALASGQFRPLVRKEIEAHCAQFGIDDELVSHSRMRGLSGGQRVKVVLAACSWQRPHVIVLDEPTNYLDRDSLGALSKALKAFEGGVIIITHSAEFTENLTEEVWAVLDGKMTPSGHNWVQGQGGGPRLEKKDEPDEVVDAMGNKTKVEKKKVLSAGDKRKQRKERLAKKKRGEDVDDEDI; encoded by the exons ATGCCTGCCGTTGATATTGCTTCCGTCCCCGCCGTCTCCGGAAAGGAGACTGCTCAGTCCGTCGCTGTTCTTGAGGACCtcttcaagaacctcaaCGTTTCCTCCAGCCCCGATGAGGTGAACGCTGCCACTAGCAACCTCGCACACCTTCTGTCTGGTCCTATTCCCGAGCAGACCCTTCCCCTGAA GGCTGTCGAGACTCTGCAAAAGCAGATTGCTAACAAGAAGGATGGCAACGTTCGCGTCCGTGCCCTTGATGCCATTCGCGCCATTGCCTCCCACTCTACCATCGCCCCTGGAGTTGAGCCCCACCTCGTTACCCTCCTTGCCCCTGTCCTTGAAACcgctggaaagaagaaggccaaggctgtTCCCAACGAGGTTGAGACCGCCCACGGTGCCGCTATCGCCATCGTTAAGGGTATCAACGGAAATGCTGTGAAGGCTGTTCTTCCCACTATCCTCGAGTCTCTTGATATGAGGAAGAACACCGGTGAGAAGTTGGCTGCGCTTGACTGTATCACCGAGCTCGTCCGCTCATCCCCGGCACAGCTTGCTTTCCGTGTTCCCGACCTGATTCCCGTTCTTTCGGCCGCCATGTGGCACGCCGATGAGAGGGTTACTGAGCAGATCAGGGGTATCCAGGAGGGtaacaaggacaagaaggaacCTCGTATTGGTGATCTCGAGACTGTCTGCGGCCTTATTGTCAACAAGGATATTGAGAAGTTCATTCCTGAACTTGTCCGCTGTATCGCTTACCCCGAGAACGTCTCCGAGACTGTTCACTTGCTCGGTGCCACCACTTTCGTCTCCGATGTTACCGGCCCTACCCTCGCTATCATGACTCCCCTGCTTGACCGTGGTCTCGATGAGCGTGAGACTGCCATCAAGCGTAAGTCCGCTGTTATCGTCGACAACATGTGTAAGCTTGTCGAGGACCCTCAGATTGTTGCTCCCTTCCTGCCCAGGTTGATGCCCAAGCTTCAAAACAACGTTCAGAACATTGCCGACCctgaggctgctggaaaGTCTAAGCAGGCTCTGGAGACTCTGACTCGTGTCGGTGACGTTAAGGATGGAAAGATCCCCGAAATCTCCACTGCCGGTGACATTTCCACCGTTAGCGCCATCCTGAAGGAAATCCTCGCCCCCAAGttcaaggcccaggccgagAAGTCCGAGGCCGTCATCAACTACGTCGCTGCCATCGCCGGCCAGCTTgttgacgagaaggatgctgaGGTCACCAGCTGGACCCAGAACGCTCTTCCTTACATCGGCGCCATTGtcggtgaagaggaggccaaGCCTATTGCTGAGGACCTCCGCAAGCGCGCTTCCcctgatgctgctgctgcggacgAAGTTGCTtctgatgaggaggagggtgaggatcTTTGCAACTGCACTTTCTCTCTTGCCTATGGTGCCAAGATTCTCCTCAACCAGACTCACCTCCGCCTTAAGCGTGGCCAGCGCTATGGTCTGCTCGGACCCAACGGTTCTGGAAAGACTACCCTCATGCgtgccatcaacaacgagCAGCTGGAAGGTTTccccaagaaggacgaggtCAAGACCGTCTACGTCGAGCACGACTTGGACTCTGCCGACACCGAGCAGACCGTCATTGGCTGGACCATCAAGAAGCTTGTTGAGGTTGGCCTTAAGCCTGTCCAGGCCGAGGTCGAGGCTAAGCTCGAGGAGTTCGGTTTCCTCCGTGAGCAGTTTGAAGGTCCCATCACTGCCCTGTCTGGTggttggaagatgaagctggctcTTTGCCGTGCTGTCTTCGAGGACCCCgatattctccttcttgatGAGCCCACCAACCACTTGGACGTCAAGAACGTTGCCTGGTTGGAGAACTACCTCCGCACCTCTCCTTGCACTTCCATCATCGTCTCCCACGACAGCAAGTTCTTGGACAACGTTCTTCAGCACGTCATCCACTACGAGCGCTTCAAGCTTAAGCGTTACCGTGGTACCCTCAGTGAATTCGTCAAGAAGCTCCCCTCTGCACGCTCTTACTACGAGCTCGGCGCATCCGACCTTGAGTTCAAGTTCCCCGAGCCCGGTTTCCTCGAGGGTGTCaagaccaaggccaaggccatcATTCGTGTCTCAGACATGACCTTCCAGTACCCTGGTACCCCCAGGCCCCAGGTCACCGACATCAACTTCCAGGTCTCCCTTGGCTCTCGTATTGCTGTCATTGGTCCCAACGGTGCCGGTAAATCCACTCTGATCAACGTTCTGACTGGTGAACTGCTCCCTACCACTGGTGAAGTCTACCAGCACGAGAACATCCGTATTGCCTACATCAAGCAGCACGCCTTCGCTCACATTGACAACCACCTCGACAAGACTCCCTCCGAGTACATCCAATGGCGCTTCCAGACTGGTGAGGACCGTGAAACCATGGACCGTGCCAACAAGATTGTTAccgacgatgacgagaagGCTATGCTTAAGATCTACAAGATCGAAGGCACCGACCGTCGCGTCATTGGTGTCCACGGCCGTCGCAAGTTCAAGAACACCTACGAATACGAGTGTTCGTTCTCCCTTGGTGACAACATTGGCATGAAGAGTGAGAAGTGGACTCCCATGATGACGGCCGACAACGCCTGGATTCCCCGTAACGAGATCATGGAGTCTCACTCCAAGCAGGTTGCCGAGGTTGACCAGAAGGAGGCTCTGGCCTCTGGTCAGTTCCGTCCCCTGGTCCgcaaggaaatcgaagccCACTGCGCCCAGTTCGGAATTGATGACGAGCTTGTTTCTCACTCCCGCATGCGCGGTCTCTCTGGTGGTCAGCGTGTCaaggtcgtcctcgccgcTTGCTCTTGGCAACGACCTCACGTGATCGTCCTTGACGAACCCACCAACTACCTTGACCGTGACTCCCTTGGTGCTCTTTCCAAGGCTCTCAAGGCCTTCGAGGGTGGTGTCATCATCATTACTCACTCCGCCGAGTTCACTGAGAACCTCACCGAGGAAGTCTGGGCTGTCTTGGACGGTAAGATGACTCCCTCGGGTCACAACTGGGTCCAGGGTCAAGGAGGCGGTCCTAGActtgagaagaaggacgagccCGATGAGGTGGTTGATGCAATGGGCAACAAG ACGAAGgtagaaaagaagaaagtaCTTAGTGCTGGTGACAAAAGGAAACAGCGGAAAGAAAGattggcgaagaagaagagaggagaggatgttgatgatgaggacattTGA
- a CDS encoding uncharacterized protein (InterPro:IPR000679,IPR013088;~go_function: GO:0008270 - zinc ion binding [Evidence IEA];~go_function: GO:0043565 - sequence-specific DNA binding [Evidence IEA];~go_process: GO:0006355 - regulation of transcription, DNA-templated [Evidence IEA]), with translation MSLVVAHRVRVQMQSDRKNKLAIIYRNCGDHEQPNVIKKHNVSAELAEILCPACGLYYTQHKTHRPPQVVQHNRVSLRLNQDRQIGNPFEREICPVLWGATL, from the coding sequence ATGTCGTTGGTTGTTGCGCACCGAGTACGGGTGCAGATGCAGTCCGATCGAAAGAACAAACTCGCCATCATCTACCGCAACTGCGGTGACCATGAGCAACCGAATGTTATAAAAAAGCATAACGTATCGGCAGAACTGGCGGAGATTCTTTGCCCAGCATGCGGGCTCTACTACACGCAGCATAAGACACATCGACCTCCTCAAGTTGTTCAACATAATCGTGTTTCACTGAGATTGAACCAGGACCGTCAAATTGGAAACCCATTCGAACGCGAAATCTGTCCTGTATTATGGGGAGCGACTTTGTGA